The bacterium genome segment ATCTTGACAAGGCGATAAGTAAGACGATATCTTACCCATATGAAAACAACCGTTTCCAGTAAGGGGCAGATTGTCCTTCCCGCGGAAATCCGGCATGAGGATGATATTCAGCCGGGTCAGGAATTCGAAGTAGAGCGTCTGGATCAGGGCAGGTATCTCTTAAAACGTAGGAAGCGCCCGCGCAACGAGGGTCTGGTGAAACTCCTACTCGCCTGTCCCCTGAAAGGCTGGTTCAAGCCTATTGATCGGACCGAAACCACTGATGACCTGTTGTTTAAACTCCGATGACATTTTTAGTCGATGTCAACGTCCTTAGTGAACCGACGAAACCGGCTCCTGTTGCGAAGGTGGTTGATTGGTTAATGGCTAATGAAGGAGATTTCGTTGTGAATTCAATCATTCTTGGTGAAATCTATCTCGGCGTTCTCCGCGTGCCGGGAGGTCGTAAACGCGCGCAGCTCGATCGATGGTTTGACGCAGTCGTGCGTACCATTGATTGCCTCCCGTGGGATGCGGCTGTTGGCCTCCGCTGGGCCGAACTCCTTGTTGACCTGAAGC includes the following:
- a CDS encoding type II toxin-antitoxin system VapC family toxin; protein product: MTFLVDVNVLSEPTKPAPVAKVVDWLMANEGDFVVNSIILGEIYLGVLRVPGGRKRAQLDRWFDAVVRTIDCLPWDAAVGLRWAELLVDLKRKGHALPLLDSMIAATALEHHLTVVTRNTRDFQKTGAKVFDPFA
- a CDS encoding AbrB/MazE/SpoVT family DNA-binding domain-containing protein, with the protein product MKTTVSSKGQIVLPAEIRHEDDIQPGQEFEVERLDQGRYLLKRRKRPRNEGLVKLLLACPLKGWFKPIDRTETTDDLLFKLR